The following is a genomic window from Antechinus flavipes isolate AdamAnt ecotype Samford, QLD, Australia chromosome 3, AdamAnt_v2, whole genome shotgun sequence.
CTGTTTATACCCATTTTGtgaagtttttgtttattttgttttaagttttttttttttttactcctggAAGACCTTAATTTTGTGAATTAAGAGAGATATGGAGGAAATCAGTAATTTAATAGGATAAGCAAAGTTTTGAAGCATTGATATCTTGAGATTTTAGAAGAAGAGAGCCAACTCTGAGATCTGGAAGCTGTCCAATGTGCTGCTTGAATTATTAAAGGTTTTTGTGTTGAAAGATTGTACATAAACTTCAAGACTTTCTTTAGTGCTTATGAGGAATGTGAAAGGAACCAAAGTCTGAATACAGGAAGGAATCATGGTTTATTTAGTTGGTGTTTTAAGGAGGATTCTAAATACTTGTGGAAATTGCTATCTGTCAGTTTAATAGTACTGCTGCAGTAATTCTGTGCTTAGCAGGAACCTTTTCATGCCAGTTATCATAGTAAGGAGTAGAAATGGAGTGGGGAGAAATAGATTCATTCAGCACCATGGCTAGAAAAAACAACTAACTAGCTTAATCAAAATGTTCATTAGCATATGCAATTATTAactagttttattaattattcatgtaATTATTAACTAGTTTCATTATTAACTGGTTTTGTTAACATATAAAGTTCTTTCAAATCTtaaggcaatatatatatatatatataatatgtatgaatgtatatgtgcatatatgttatCATGATGATTACTGTTATTGTTTTTGCTATCATTATTACCAATGGTAATAAATtatctgttttgcttttgttgttaaTGGTGATGGCATTAAGAACATGCAAGGGCAGGGTGTATCAGGAAAGTGTCAGGAAGAAGAGTAGAGATTGTTGCAACCCTTAACAGAATCTTCACTAATGTGAAGCTATTTGGAAGAGTTATTATTTCACAGAAAATGATTTGCATTAGACAATCATAGATTCAGAGGTGGAAGGACCTGAAAAATACACTTTGGCTAAGTGAGTAAGAAACTAAACTTGGAGTGAAGAAGACCTCACTCCAAATTCTATCCTAATCTCATTAGTTTGTTATTcataatcaagtcacttaactgtattaagtttgtttcctcatctaaaaataatTGACAATAGTTTCAACTTGGCTCAAAAGTGGTTGTAAAGaacaacatgaaagaaaaaaaataaagtgtttttcaGAATTGTTACTGCATACAAttcagttattattgttataaatcagagtaaaatttcttcattttacatattattaaaATGGCACAGaggagctaggtggtgcaatggatagcatcctgggccaggagtcagaaagactcatctttgtgagttcaaacctagactcagatacttactgattGTGTGACTGCAGGCAAATCTGTCACCCTGTTTgccgcagtttcctcatctgtaaagtgacttggaaaagaagatgatgaccactccagtatctctgcctaGAAAATACCAGAATTGGCCACAACTAAAAAATggactaaaaaaataaatgagaatcatAAAATTTGGATAACTTGTCCAAATTCATACTAGTAATAAGTGACAGAGGAGCAGGAGATGGATTCAGAGTTCTGTGCACTGACTCAGACTACCTCAAGGTGAACTTTTAGGCAAGGGAAGATTGTTGTTGAATTAATATTCTGGAGATACTTCCTTAAGCAACTTATGTTGATGTGAAAAGAGTATTTAGACTTTCTGAGACAATTGAAGTTCCACTTCTAGAAAACAATTATCAAAAATGCTGCCTCATCATTTATTGCCCTAGTGATtagttttggaaaagaaaacttttttttgggggggaagggggactATTAAAGCAACcacttctttcattttccagttttgttaAAAAGTAACCAACCATCTCTACTTTGGagacattttttcctctcccattaaTTTCCTTAACGCCATCTTCACATCCTTGTTCCGAAGGCTGTAGATGAGGGGGTTGAGCATAGATGGAAGGATACCATACAGCAGAGAAATGAGCTTGTCCTGATCCTGGTTGGTCTTGTCCTGAGGAATCATGTACACAGATATCGCTGTGCCATAGAACATAACTACCACCGTTATGTGGGAGCTGCAGGTGGAGAAAGCCTTCTTTCGACCCTCTGCTGAATGCATTTTCAGCACAGCCCCAAGGATGCGCCCATAGGAGGCAAGGATGAAGGCAAAGGGTGCAAGGAGAGTCAGGCAACTGGTGGCCATCGTCAACCACTCATAAAACTTCAGATCATTGCAAGCACGCTTGAGGATGGCCAAGAATTCGCAAGAAAAGTGATTGATCATGTGATGGCCACAGAACTCCAGTGGCATTGTAAGGGTTGGAACTACAGTCAGAAGAAAGGCTGCCACCCAGGAAACCACTGCTAGCTTGACACAGAGCTGGGGACTCATCCTAATTGAGTAGCGTAGTGGGTCGCCAATGGCGATGCAACGATCATAGGCCATGACGGCCAGTAGGAGGCATTCCACAACCCCAAAATAAAGGCCGGCACACATCTGGGCCAGACATTGGCCCAGGGAGATGGAGGGAATCTTGACCAAGCAGTTGATGAGCATCTGAGGCACACTAGATGAAGTATAGCACATGTCCAGAAAGGACAGATTACTGAGGAAGAAATACATGGGAGTGTGGAGCCGGGAATCATAGTGGATCAAGAAGAGAATGAGGCTGTTTCCAAGTAATATGATAAAATAGGATATTAAGAGCAAGCAGAAGAAGATGACTTGGGCTCTGGGATACTCTGAGAGTCCAACTAGAATAAAATAGGTCACATCTGTTTCATTTCCTTCATCCATGGCCTTCTCTTTTCTCAAACTGCAGGAAAAAAGAGCaatcacatttttttccaaattataacTTTTGACAGATATTTGAATATCAGACCAATTTGCATGAGCCATTTTGACCAAGAACCAAGAATAACTATGATTTTGTAAAGTCCTTCATAAAAAGGCTTTACGAGATTATGaaatagtaacagtaataataataataaaaacacctattttcaatatttttggaaCATAATTTTCTACTTGAaaactttcctgatttcctcaaaTACTACTTTCTCCCTTAAGTGTTGTTTAGAAAtatcatattaattattatattatatcacatGTCATATGTtctgttatatgttatattacatatgtatgcatatacctATATGATCTATATGTATTTAGGTATGTAAAAATCTCattgattgatttctttttttttttttttgctcttagaTATTTCCTCATATATCATAAATCTAACTTATTATTTACTCATACCTTAAATCCTTTCCATTTGGTAGGACTCACTATTACTTATAGTTCACTAACATAGACTTCAAGAGTCCAATATCAAACTTCATGGTTTGATAAGAAATCCACATGgaacttttatggaaataagaGATTAAAACAATGAGAGAAccaatttatatattcatatacttaaCAACTATAGAGGAGGTAGAGAAAATACGAAATACTGAGAAGAGTACTGATCTAGAACTCGAATCCCAGATTCCAACAAATTTTGTTGCTAACTTACTTATTTTGTCAGtctgttgtttagtcattatgtctgactttttgtgactgtatttggggttttcttggcaaaaatactggagcaaTTTGCCGTTTTCTTCTCAACTCATTTAATAATTGAGGAAAGCTGGTAActctctgaggccaaatttgaactcagggaaatgagactTCTTAACTCCAAATCTGCTACTCTTATCCACAATGCTAGCTACCCGACCAACTTAGTATTTACTTAGGAAGAAATTTACTTCTATTGTCTAGAAAAATGGTCTCAGTTTTCAAGCTTAGTTGTGTAGACATAGCATTGTAAGAAGAAGCAATACTTGGCTTAGTGCTCCAGCTCCATAACTTATTAGACATAGAACCTGAAGTCAAATGCCCTCtcaccctttccttctttatctgtaaaatgtgaatagcAATATGTTCACTATATAACTTGTAGGTTTTGTTGTATATCTGAGTGATGAACATAAAATGCTATATACTTTTTGGGAGGAAAGGAAGCAATTCCATTCAAAGTATGTCCCATGCGATTACATGGTAAGGTTATTGGAATGCCAAACTGAtcacaaagactgaaaaaaaaaagtccttttttttgttattgggATTGAAATTTGGCTGTAAATGGGCCATGCCATGAGGTTTATATCATCTTTATATAGAGACCTTGTTATTGAGACtgtttattatttataagaaGATTTGTC
Proteins encoded in this region:
- the LOC127558215 gene encoding olfactory receptor 13H1-like; this translates as MDEGNETDVTYFILVGLSEYPRAQVIFFCLLLISYFIILLGNSLILFLIHYDSRLHTPMYFFLSNLSFLDMCYTSSSVPQMLINCLVKIPSISLGQCLAQMCAGLYFGVVECLLLAVMAYDRCIAIGDPLRYSIRMSPQLCVKLAVVSWVAAFLLTVVPTLTMPLEFCGHHMINHFSCEFLAILKRACNDLKFYEWLTMATSCLTLLAPFAFILASYGRILGAVLKMHSAEGRKKAFSTCSSHITVVVMFYGTAISVYMIPQDKTNQDQDKLISLLYGILPSMLNPLIYSLRNKDVKMALRKLMGEEKMSPK